From a region of the Cygnus atratus isolate AKBS03 ecotype Queensland, Australia chromosome 3, CAtr_DNAZoo_HiC_assembly, whole genome shotgun sequence genome:
- the CMPK2 gene encoding UMP-CMP kinase 2, mitochondrial isoform X1 yields MHEKLKVDSAPRLRAAMLRSCARGPQDPLRRALPAAVPAVCDRLQECAARIPEAREVLAILEKCTEQQRKGHFPVVVFEGLDATGKTTVTQAVTDALDAILLRSPPACISQWRTIFDDEPTPIRRAFYAAGNYILASEIAKASTQAPVIVDRYWHSTAAYTIATEINGDVQNLPPAQDGVYQWPEDLLKPDLVLLLTVSPEERARRLECRGLEKTKEEAEMEANSLFRQRIEESYRRMMNPACQEVDASPSKEDVLKTVLQLIKKHCAL; encoded by the exons ATGCATGAGAAGCTTAAG GTTGACTCTGCTCCCAGGCTGCGAGCGGCAATGCTGCGGAGCTGCGCCCGGGGGCCACAGGACCCCCTCCGCCGTGCCCTGCCTGCCGCTGTCCCTGCTGTCTGTGACCGCCTGCAGGAG TGCGCAGCGCGGATCCCGGAGGCCAGAGAGGTGCTCGCCATCCTGGAGAAATGCACCGAGCAGCAGCGCAAGGGACATTTCCCCGTCGTGGTTTTTGAAGGGCTGGATGCCACAG GCAAAACCACTGTAACCCAGGCTGTTACGGATGCCCTGGATGCCATTCTGTTAAGGTCTCCACCAGCTTGCATCAGCCAGTGGAGGACGATATTTGATGATGAGCCGACACCCATTAGAAGGGCATTTTATGCTGCAGGCAACTACATCCTTGCTTCAGAAATAGCAAAAGCATCCACTCAGGCACCTGTGATTGTAGACAG AtactggcacagcacagctgcttaTACAATagccactgaaataaatggggATGTCCAAAATCTTCCACCAGCTCAAGATGGGGTGTACCAGTGGCCTGAAGATCTGCTTAAACCTGATCTTGTTCTTCTGCTGACTGTCAGCCCTGAGGAGCGAGCCCGGAGACTTGAGTGTCGAGGgctggagaaaacaaaggaggAGGCTGAGATGGAAGCTAACAGCTTGTTTCGCCAAAG aattgAAGAGTCGTACAGAAGGATGATGAATCCTGCGTGCCAAGAGGTCGATGCCAGCCCCTCAAAGGAAGACGTTCTTAAAACAGTGCTGCAACTAATTAAAAAACACTGTGCCTTGTGA
- the CMPK2 gene encoding UMP-CMP kinase 2, mitochondrial isoform X2, translated as MLRSCARGPQDPLRRALPAAVPAVCDRLQECAARIPEAREVLAILEKCTEQQRKGHFPVVVFEGLDATGKTTVTQAVTDALDAILLRSPPACISQWRTIFDDEPTPIRRAFYAAGNYILASEIAKASTQAPVIVDRYWHSTAAYTIATEINGDVQNLPPAQDGVYQWPEDLLKPDLVLLLTVSPEERARRLECRGLEKTKEEAEMEANSLFRQRIEESYRRMMNPACQEVDASPSKEDVLKTVLQLIKKHCAL; from the exons ATGCTGCGGAGCTGCGCCCGGGGGCCACAGGACCCCCTCCGCCGTGCCCTGCCTGCCGCTGTCCCTGCTGTCTGTGACCGCCTGCAGGAG TGCGCAGCGCGGATCCCGGAGGCCAGAGAGGTGCTCGCCATCCTGGAGAAATGCACCGAGCAGCAGCGCAAGGGACATTTCCCCGTCGTGGTTTTTGAAGGGCTGGATGCCACAG GCAAAACCACTGTAACCCAGGCTGTTACGGATGCCCTGGATGCCATTCTGTTAAGGTCTCCACCAGCTTGCATCAGCCAGTGGAGGACGATATTTGATGATGAGCCGACACCCATTAGAAGGGCATTTTATGCTGCAGGCAACTACATCCTTGCTTCAGAAATAGCAAAAGCATCCACTCAGGCACCTGTGATTGTAGACAG AtactggcacagcacagctgcttaTACAATagccactgaaataaatggggATGTCCAAAATCTTCCACCAGCTCAAGATGGGGTGTACCAGTGGCCTGAAGATCTGCTTAAACCTGATCTTGTTCTTCTGCTGACTGTCAGCCCTGAGGAGCGAGCCCGGAGACTTGAGTGTCGAGGgctggagaaaacaaaggaggAGGCTGAGATGGAAGCTAACAGCTTGTTTCGCCAAAG aattgAAGAGTCGTACAGAAGGATGATGAATCCTGCGTGCCAAGAGGTCGATGCCAGCCCCTCAAAGGAAGACGTTCTTAAAACAGTGCTGCAACTAATTAAAAAACACTGTGCCTTGTGA